A single region of the Chelmon rostratus isolate fCheRos1 chromosome 5, fCheRos1.pri, whole genome shotgun sequence genome encodes:
- the LOC121607271 gene encoding zinc finger protein 462-like isoform X2, whose protein sequence is MHSMHLSTAGHRTQNQAVTQEPLIKSFQCNDCTLIFKSKVYLFEHLNKVHGFDEDVSLRDAGLKNRGTNKSSTDNNCNSTGSHFECQRCDLKSANQDTLNEHDCLIGSGKPETETHLENAQEAARTKEISSVSSAMPTSKTKYILNLSKDLKTYKRPTMQAITNYFVTPSGSNGKPPMKLADSPALLDSTKGTLILQESPSDSSPNSSGVFKVTAKPTIDIAKRGSQRFLLDDRLQVTDLLPSKAKEQFRETVLKRTNNESSKSPPAKIAKSSKGKTKLQQKAHTSKQGLSSNTDFEFELSEDEEEKKVNLVFGDMESQEGPLQWNTCEDVPSSQRPQGSSHESAHTPCKEVKNAPSPQHPTSKGADTELYQCNNCTFSHKSAVVMHVHYQKSHPVEVVTIDKIKQSAHVMSHTSLPMMPEKCPNSVTIEESIPQKDISDSSKETRKKDEIAQQKKISSSLISPKHTPEASKTRSESGKTKKVISAEDRRKEKRFTAKRHCKMSAGMDSLFSSPNALYYCQFCDYSSTSIKSVLGHHNSKHGAQMPTVSEDILFYSAEVQKKKLQSEAKAAGRTSSSDFKMSKQVELCSEKELEHEEDEGTGATVTKFNAYACAEKLFYCQKCNYGNPSVKGILLHQTKVHQSIHSSKECIIEHTALIRAEIERSKSQEKEVSFSTNLPLPLMTEGDEDFFFCHFCNYRQKTVDQVSRHYFRKHRGFVARREQIHLYTSLILKHIQSSSRRRTTASQEVSYASLGEKNHKKTKKLGKVSTSSSVRASQTKRTLQCHRCSYNTQYVYLLRKHMQVFHKSSCTVMDVLRGCFKQGTLQSGYHCDMCVFSHKKAAAVYEHYQEKHPGRRLSLEYVTTRLYVGPETCTPSKKKPGISDGDDTDGSLPSQRSGQNETKTYSCRACPFKGSSMSRITDHYRAVHPWSVKEDGSVLDVISSKKQSANKQVEDDNETPVPFDTYQAALEFDHSPGSSEEAASSTRLKCPHSPPRFSTQRSRKTENLDEHQKEQVQIKTRVHVFKCPHCTYVNTNYHGILTHCQMRHRTLPSRANSLYVDEPHLYNWRDCLKRKGPDLKICGYMCKSCPEILATQEKLNKHCKKGHNETAEKTVPNMPKSAPKPPAVSKKKQYKTHSKQGSVSFLSKKIYTAMRCQYCSYSCTTKLVLDRHLHIRHRNETVSKAQASSLKCALCSSVFLRKKYLRSHYAKKHGKEALKFYAPLYKQVHGKPAPTVPDHPLTLQPEAWKPSTTAEEKKILIYKCPVCPYVNASHHGTLTHCQMKHPDLIARADDLQTDEVLVTNMVRCTVGKGSNERGYMCKKCPQIHVSLKKLKIHCESVHDQAEATASKHLFETEDKKHLEYGSRGSVLEAVSLKNKTSAVRTIETGLSQQLGTAETCQSNTASVQNKASQYKCSLCTYMGSCRRYLHCHYKKTHKLDPFTTYKLLEKYNRYKHTKPRNLPEAASEGCTSVKCKMCPNLKFDSSQLLINHYSTFHSSGCILDFIVLSKASRKTTGLYKCALCMKQMNGIKKLCHHLDKHRAGEKRKAKAAMMLGFTTTPQAKSIVICKHDEVPMAETVEQQAQCNVTPVQTFASPQSAVSSPSKPTDPEQPELESRQDKHSCKQCGRGFISLKGLRLHQRSHAALAAIKNKLHSVSTSALKHNINKYVLYKAGTMRPFLCSFCSYRTTVMGLWRCHFLKTHQDVIMDAAETGSRDKESAQRADMELSNSSEELNNLPELDEEPEITQKSLYLEHPDVQRQLNQYSLMAQAAAPSKANVQETKLAPNSLLHCEVCSFNTGYLSSMRRHYLNRHGKKILRCKDCSFFTGLRKTLEMHIETGHSTSQSESTHQRDLRCPFCLYQTKNKNNMIDHIVLHREERVVPIEVRRPKLSRYLEGIVFRCHKCTFTSGSAENLRLHMMRHDDIKPYKCRLCYFDCTRLSDLEAHLSDKHQVMRNHELVGQISLDQLEARVDLVPEEDEEPLSNLEYCDSEDIKTEEVVTDCNEDPHIRESVTPQIKGAHQKQEQDDKNGKEESPAKSSVLVPQYENTDTAIQEERELDPQEQAEIVLPDIARAQWVANIAGQKVGEGNNADIQYEKSSCPEKETNANQTQLKLKDSEGSSVTFTQQKEEAEEGSSTACGKIAEKAQAHKRHIKALKHRTLNIEAKVEDDILRHILLLDEDGGIRKRPKKASQDRTIKTEQVIKPEVDVLSEILLLDEEGSIALAHSQRNHPHTEAISALTKKSYRQANNIRAQEQFKVERHLLTLTPNCRQLKINHKEILGVSFTKCKDGQVQNQKNNEEVRDPYGEMPVLENEYLREEMHPLGSCKQEDQNYHLEQNQDKEDEIITEDESRRTSQGHQEGDGEVEADNPHVPKGAPTISDRAADVLCPEATKEKLFTCEFCGRNLMNGSELEHHVMRHGL, encoded by the exons ACCTCGAAAACTAAATACATACTAAACTTGTCAAAGGATCTGAAAACATATAAGAGGCCAACCATGCAAGCCATCACCAATTACTTTGTGACACCATCTGGATCAAATGGGAAACCCCCAATGAAGTTAGCTGATAGCCCAGCGCTTCTAGATAGCACCAAAGGAACCCTGATTTTACAAGAATCACCCTCAGACTCCAGCCCAAACAGTAGTGGTGTGTTCAAAGTCACCGCAAAGCCCACGATTGATATAGCCAAACGTGGTTCTCAACGTTTTTTGTTAGATGACCGCCTTCAAGTTACTGACCTGTTACCATCAAAGGCTAAAGAACAATTCAGAGAAACAGTTCTTAAGAGGACCAATAATGAAAGCTCCAAAAGTCCTCCTGCTAAAATAGCAAAGTCATCCAAAGGAAAGACAAAGCTCCAACAGAAAGCTCACACAAGCAAACAGGGATTATCAAGCAACACAGACTTTGAATTTGAATTAAGcgaagatgaggaagaaaagaaggttAATCTTGTTTTTGGTGATATGGAAAGCCAAGAGGGACCGTTGCAGTGGAATACATGTGAAGATGTGCCCAGTTCACAAAGACCTCAAGGGAGTTCTCATGAGAGTGCCCATACGCCGTGTAAGGAAGTCAAAAATGCACCCTCACCCCAACATCCCACCTCCAAAGGAGCAGACACGGAATTGTATCAGTGCAACAACTGCACGTTTAGTCATAAGTCAGCTGTTGTTATGCATGTCCACTACCAAAAAAGCCACCCAGTTGAAGTAGTCACAATTGACAAAATCAAACAGTCGGCTCATGTCATGTCACATACAAGTTTGCCTATGATGCCAGAGAAGTGTCCAAACTCTGTGACAATAGAAGAATCTATACCTCAAAAGGACATCTCTGATTCTTCCaaggaaacaagaaagaaagatgagatTGCACAGCAAAAGAAGATTTCATCGTCTTTGATAAGTCCAAAGCACACACCAGAAGCTTCTAAGACTCGGTCAGAGTCTGGAAAAACTAAGAAAGTGATATCTGCTGAGGACAGACGTAAAGAAAAGAGGTTTACGGCCAAACGTCATTGTAAAATGTCTGCTGGAATGGACAGTTTATTCAGCTCACCAAATGCATTGTATTACTGTCAGTTTTGCGACTATTCAAGCACAAGCATCAAAAGTGTTCTCGGTCATCATAACTCAAAACATGGTGCGCAGATGCCAACAGTTTCTGAAGACATCTTGTTTTACAGTGCTGAggtgcagaaaaagaaacttCAAAGTGAAGCTAAGGCTGCAGGCAGAACTTCAtcttctgattttaaaatgagtaAACAAGTTGAGCTATGTAGTGAAAAAGAACTTGAACATGAAGAGGACGAGGGAACAGGTGCGACTGTGACAAAATTTAATGCCTATGCATGTGCAGAAAAGTTGTTTTACTGCCAGAAGTGCAACTATGGAAATCCGTCTGTCAAAGGAATATTGCTCCATCAAACCAAAGTTCACCAAAGCATTCATTCCAGCAAGGAATGTATTATTGAACATACAGCTCTGATACGTGCTGAAATCGAAAGATCTAAATCTCAAGAAAAGGAGGTATCCTTTTCTACCAATCTACCTCTCCCTCTTATGACCGAGGGTGATGaagatttctttttctgccaCTTTTGCAACTATAGACAGAAAACTGTGGACCAGGTATCGCGGCATTACTTCAGAAAACATCGTGGATTTGTGGCTAGGCGAGAACAAATCCATTTGTATACTTCCTTGATTCTGAAACATATACAGTCGTCGTCGCGCCGAAGAACAACTGCAAGCCAAGAAGTCAGTTATGCATCccttggggaaaaaaatcataaaaagacaaagaagctTGGTAAAGTTTCGACATCATCCTCTGTGAGAGCCTCGCAAACAAAGAGGACTCTTCAGTGCCATAGATGCAGTTACAACACGCAATATGTGTATCTTTTGAGAAAGCATATGCAGGTATTCCACAAGTCCAGTTGCACAGTCATGGATGTTTTAAGAGGGTGTTTTAAACAAGGAACTTTACAGTCAGGCTATCACTGtgacatgtgtgttttctctcacaaAAAGGCAGCAGCTGTCTATGAACACTACCAGGAAAAACACCCAGGACGTAGACTAAGCCTTGAGTATGTGACTACTCGGTTGTATGTCGGCCCTGAAACGTGTACTCCTTCAAAGAAGAAACCTGGAATTAGTGATGGTGATGACACGGATGGCAGCTTACCATCTCAGAGATCTGGACAAAACGAAACCAAGACGTATTCTTGCAGAGCATGTCCATTTAAAGGTAGCTCAATGTCCAGAATCACAGACCACTACCGTGCTGTTCATCCGTGGTCTGTGAAAGAAGACGGCTCAGTCCTGGATGTCATCAGCAGCAAGAAGCAGAGTGCAAACAAGCAGGTGGAGGACGACAATGAAACACCTGTGCCATTTGACACCTACCAGGCAGCTCTTGAATTTGACCACTCACCTGGTTCATCTGAGGAAGCAGCGTCTTCCACAAGGCTCAAGTGCCCTCACAGCCCTCCGAGGTTTTCTACCCAGCGCAGTCGCAAAACTGAAAATTTAGATGAACACCAAAAAGAGCAAGTGCAAATCAAAACACGTGTGCATGTCTTTAAGTGTCCACATTGTACCTACGTGAATACCAATTATCATGGAATTCTCACTCACTGCCAGATGAGACACCGTACCCTCCCATCCAGGGCAAACAGCCTTTATGTGGATGAACCACATTTATACAACTGGAGAGactgtttgaaaagaaaaggtcCGGATTTGAAAATTTGTGGATACATGTGTAAGAGCTGCCCAGAAATCCTTGCAACGCAGGAGAAGCTGAACAAGCACTGCAAGAAGGGCCATAAtgagactgcagagaaaacagtgcCAAATATGCCCAAATCAGCTCCTAAACCACCAGctgtcagtaaaaaaaaacaatacaagacCCACAGTAAACAGGGATCAGTATCCTTTTTAAGTAAGAAAATATACACAGCCATGAGATGCCAGTACTGCAGTTACAGTTGCACCACAAAACTTGTACTTGATCGGCACTTGCATATTCGCCACAGGAATGAAACTGTTTCGAAGGCTCAGGCTAGTTCATTAAAGTGCGCCCTGTGTTCCAGTGTCTTTTTGAGGAAGAAGTATCTCAGAAGCCATTATGCTAAGAAACATGGAAAGGAAGCCTTAAAATTCTATGCACCACTATACAAGCAGGTCCACGGGAAGCCAGCTCCAACAGTTCCTGACCACCCTTTAACTCTGCAACCAGAGGCATGGAAACCTAGCAcgacagcagaggaaaagaaaatattaatctACAAATGTCCAGTTTGTCCCTATGTGAATGCTAGCCACCATGGCACTCTCACTCACTGCCAAATGAAGCATCCAGACCTCATTGCAAGGGCAGATGACCTTCAAACAGATGAAGTACTTGTAACCAACATGGTCAGGTGCACAGTGGGAAAAGGGTCTAATGAAAGAGGGTACATGTGTAAAAAATGTCCACAGATTCATGTATCACTGAAGAAACTAAAAATCCACTGCGAGAGTGTGCACGATCAGGCTGAGGCAACAGCTTctaaacatttatttgaaactGAAGATAAAAAACATCTTGAGTATGGCTCTCGGGGGTCTGTGTTGGAGGCTGTctccttaaaaaacaaaacatcagcagtgagAACCATAGAAACTGGCCTCAGTCAACAGTTGGGCACTGCTGAGacatgtcagtcaaacacagcgTCAGTACAGAACAAGGCTTCACAGTACAAGTGCAGCCTTTGTACCTATATGGGATCGTGTCGAAGATACCTGCATTGTCACTACAAAAAGACTCACAAATTGGATCCATTCACTACATACAAGCTTCTAGAGAAGTACAACAGATATAAACACACCAAGCCCCGCAACTTGCCTGAAGCTGCATCTGAGGGATGCACGTCTGTCAAATGTAAGATGTGTCCAAACTTAAAGTTTGACTCATCTCAGCTGCTTATCAACCACTACAGTACTTTTCATAGCTCAGGCTGCATATTGGACTTCATCGTGTTATCAAAAGCATCGAGGAAAACAACAGGACTTTACAAATGTGCCCTCTgcatgaaacaaatgaatggAATTAAAAAGTTGTGTCATCATCTGGATAAGCACAGAGCAGGGGAGAAAAGGAAGGCAAAAGCTGCGATGATGCTTGGCTTTACAACAACACCACAGGCCAAATCCATCGTC ATTTGCAAGCATGATGAAGTACCCATGGCAGAAACCGTGGAGCAACAGGCCCAGTGCAACGTGACACCAGTACAGACCTTTGCTTCGCCACAAAGTGCTGTGTCGTCCCCTTCAAAGCCCACTGATCCGGAGCAACCAGAGCTGGAATCgagacaagacaaacacagttGCAAACAGTGTGGGCGGGGATTCATATCACTGAAAGGTTTGCGTTTGCATCAGCGCAGCCATGCAGCCCTGGCAGCCATCAAGAATAAACTGCACAGTGTGTCTACCTCAGCATTAAAGCACAA CATTAACAAATATGTCCTCTACAAAGCGGGGACTATGCGGCCTTTCCTCTGTAGCTTCTGTTCATATCGGACGACCGTCATGGGCCTGTGGAGGtgtcattttcttaaaacaCATCAAG ATGTCATTATGGATGCTGCTGAGACTGGCAGCCGAGATAAGGAGAGCGCTCAGAGGGCTGACATGGAGCTCTCTAATTCATCAGAGGAATTGAACAATTTGCCTGAACTTGATGAAGAACCTGAAATTACTCAAA AATCACTGTACTTGGAGCACCCAGATGTGCAGCGGCAGTTGAACCAGTACAGCCTGATGGCGCAGGCCGCTGCTCCATCGAAAGCCAACGTGCAAGAAACAAAGTTAGCTCCGAACAGTCTGCTTCACTGTGAAGTCTGCAGTTTCAACACTGGATACCTGTCTAGCATGCGACGGCACTACCTGAATCGCCACGGAAAGAAGATCCTCAGGTGTAAGGACTGCAGCTTTTTCACTGGTTTAAG GAAAACCCTGGAAATGCACATTGAGACTGGTCACTCTACCAGCCAGTCAGAATCCACTCATCAGAGAGACCTGCGCTGCCCTTTCTGCCTCTACCAGACCAAGAACAAGAATAACATGATTGATCACATCGTCTTGCATCGTG agGAGCGCGTTGTGCCAATAGAGGTGCGTAGACCAAAGCTGTCACGTTACCTTGAAGGCATCGTCTTCCGCTGTCACAAATGCACTTTCACAAGCGGCAGTGCTGAAAACCTGCGTCTGCACATGATGAGGCACGATGACATCAAACCCTACAAGTGTCGGCTGTGCTACTTCGACTGCACTCGGCTGAGCGACTTGGAGGCACACCTGAGCGATAAGCATCAG GTTATGAGGAATCATGAGCTAGTGGGTCAGATCAGCCTTGATCAGCTAGAGGCAAGGGTTGACCTGGTGCcagaggaggacgaggaacCTTTGTCTAACTTGGAGTACTGCGACAGTGAGGAtataaaaacagaggaggttGTTACAGACTGTAATGAAGATCCACACATCAGGGAGAGTGTTACCCCACAGATCAAGGGAGCACATCAAAAGCAAGAGCAGGATGACAAGAATGGAAAAGAAGAAAGCCCCGCCAAGAGCTCTGTATTAGTCCCTCAGTATGAGAATACAGACACCGCTATCCAAGAGGAGCGTGAGCTGGACCCTCAAGAACAAGCAGAGATTGTGCTGCCAGACATTGCAAGAGCACAGTGGGTAGCAAATATAGCAGGGCAAAAAGTTGGCGAAGGGAACAATGCAGACATCCAATATGAGAAAAGCAGTTGtccagagaaagagacaaatgcGAACCAAACCCAACTCAAACTCAAAGATAGTGAGGGCAGCAGTGTAACATTCACACAACaaaaagaggaggcagaggaggggagctCAACAGCATGTGGTAAAATAGCTGAAAAAGCGCAGGCCCACAAGCGACACATTAAGGCGCTAAAGCATAGAACGCTGAACATTGAGGCTAAGGTGGAAGATGATATACTACGTCACATCCTACTGCTGGATGAGGATGGCGGCATCCGCAAGAGACCCAAGAAGGCAAGTCAGGATAGAACGATTAAGACGGAGCAGGTCATCAAGCCTGAGGTTGATGTTCTGAGTGAGATCCTGTTGCTGGATGAAGAAGGCAGCATCGCTTTGGCCCACAGCCAAAGAAATCACCCTCATACGGAGGCAATTTCAGCCTTAACAAAGAAAAGTTATAGGCAGGCAAATAACATCAGGGCTCAAGAGCAATTTAAAGTTGAAAGACACTTGCTAACCCTTACACCCAACTGTAGACAACTTAAGATAAACCATAAGGAGATCTTAGGTGTCTCATTCACAAAGTGCAAAGATGGACAAGTgcaaaatcagaaaaacaatGAGGAGGTGAGAGACCCTTATGGGGAAATGCCAGTACTTGAGAATGAATATCTCAGAGAAGAAATGCACCCGCTTGGTTCTTGCAAGCAAGAAGATCAGAACTATCATCTGGAGCAGAACCAGGACAAAGAAGATGAGATCATCACTGAAGATGAGAGCCGACGCACCAGTCAGGGACATCAGGAGGGTGATGGGGAAGTGGAAGCTGACAATCCACATGTGCCAAAAG GTGCACCCACCATCTCGGACAGAGCCGCTGACGTCCTGTGCCCAGAAGCTACAAAGGAgaagctgtttacctgtgagTTCTGTGGTCGAAACCTCATGAACGGCTCTGAACTGGAGCATCACGTCATGCGACACGGATTATAG